GGGCTTCTTTTAGCTAATGATAAATATCATAACCTCTATTTAGTCAATCCATTGACACGTAAGTCCTTGATAGTTCCAGATTTTGATCCTTCTATGGACAATTCATGGAACATGTATCCTACTGATGAAACAACAAATAAATTTGGTTATGATTCTTCTACGGATGATTATAAAGTAATCTCCATTCCTTACAATGGTGTTCCAGATTCTGATCCTGACACCAAATTCGCACGGATGTATAGTTTACGTAACAATTCATGGCACATGTTGCCTATTTTCTCTTATGAACGTGATATTTATGGTCCAGGGGTACTCTTAAACAATAATCTTCACTGGTTTGTTGATAGCAGAcactcaacaacaacaactattGCTGCTTTTAATTTAGCTAGTGAAGAATTTCATGAAATTGAGTTTCCTGATTCAGTTAATCGAGCTATAACTTCCAAGCTTTGTGCTCTTGGTGGGAAATTAGTTGTTATTGTTCGGCGTGGTGAATTCGATTATGAATCATGGGTGATGAAGGAGTATGGGGTTCTTAATTCTTGGACAAAACTTTGTGTCATTAATAATGACACAGATTATGATTATGAGTTCTTTTCTCAAGTCAGCAATCGGGATATTTTGTTAGGTAATAATTGGAAGAATGAAATTGATATATACAATATGGATGAAAGAAGATGCACAAGTGTAACAGTTGAAGGGTGCCCAGAAAGATTCACGGTTTCTGGTACGTACGTTGAAAGCCTTGAATCAGTTGAACGTTTTCGTTAGAGCAACACTTTTGTTTTTATTTCAGTAATGTGTATGGGTGTAAATCACAACTAAGTTCGATAGAAACATGcttataatacataatttatatcaaATGTGGTGTTTGCAGTTGTATGAACTACGATGCTTGATTATAAAGTAGATGTTTGGTTAAAGTGAGTTTATAGATTGCTGATTGAATTTAATTGCAGCATATTTGTAGTTATCAACCACATCTTCCATCTAACATTCTTTCAAGGTGCTTACTTTTTTATTCCCAAGTGCATGATTTCATTTCTCACTTAAATGTGCAGCTACTTGATTTTCATCTGTTGTTGTCTTCTTACTGATACATAAATAATATGTGTTGCTAACTCGCAATTTCAAAGATAAATAGTTCACGGATAAGGTATATGTATATGGCTGGTAGGTACCTGATCTTGCTTGTAGAACCTTGACATAGTACATCGTTTAGCTACGTTCTTTAGGTTTTGTGTCTTTTTTCAATACAGTATCTTGTTGGATCCAATGAAAACGTGTGAATAAATACGTTTGACTTTATACCTGAACTAACTATTCGTCCACAAATTACTAAAAGGCTTGTAACAG
This genomic window from Rutidosis leptorrhynchoides isolate AG116_Rl617_1_P2 chromosome 2, CSIRO_AGI_Rlap_v1, whole genome shotgun sequence contains:
- the LOC139892084 gene encoding F-box/kelch-repeat protein At3g06240-like, coding for MSDHQHNSMAALNRLPPDLIEAILHFLPVKSLGRFKSVSKRWYSLISSQEFIKTHIRNLIKNYPNPNPTHLILDHLDGYSTSTSTYSVDIKQLNAQPTPATLIAKRLIFQEPLFEILGSCNGLLLANDKYHNLYLVNPLTRKSLIVPDFDPSMDNSWNMYPTDETTNKFGYDSSTDDYKVISIPYNGVPDSDPDTKFARMYSLRNNSWHMLPIFSYERDIYGPGVLLNNNLHWFVDSRHSTTTTIAAFNLASEEFHEIEFPDSVNRAITSKLCALGGKLVVIVRRGEFDYESWVMKEYGVLNSWTKLCVINNDTDYDYEFFSQVSNRDILLGNNWKNEIDIYNMDERRCTSVTVEGCPERFTVSGTYVESLESVERFR